One genomic region from Candidatus Endomicrobiellum trichonymphae encodes:
- the rpmG gene encoding 50S ribosomal protein L33 yields MAERVIITLACSVCKNRNYYFDRAKNHEGKLALKKFCKNCGKRTDHKETK; encoded by the coding sequence ATGGCGGAAAGAGTTATTATAACATTAGCGTGCAGTGTATGTAAGAACAGGAATTATTATTTTGACAGAGCCAAAAATCATGAAGGGAAGCTCGCATTGAAAAAATTTTGTAAAAATTGCGGCAAACGCACTGATCACAAAGAGACAAAATAA
- the tuf gene encoding elongation factor Tu: protein MGKEKFERSKPHVNIGTIGHVDHGKTTLTAAITKVLGDKGLAKYISYDEVARASESQGRRDASKIVTIAVSHVEYSTVNRHYAHIDCPGHADYVKNMITGAAQMDGAILVVSALDGPMPQTREHILLARQVNVPAVVVFLNKCDAVEDKELLDLVEMEVRDLLTKYNFPGESTPIIRGSALGALEGKQDGVDSIMSLMEAVDNTIPLPARDVDKPFLMSVEDVFSITGRGTVATGRVEKGRVRVGENVDIVGIQETRKSVVTGIEMFRKLLDEAQAGDNIGMLLRGIEKNQVERGQVIAYPGSIKPHKKFRGQVYVLTKEEGGRHTPFFNGYRPQFYFRTTDVTGIAHLPEGVEMVIPGDNVTMDIELIMPVAMETQLRFAIREGGKTVGSGVVTEIVE from the coding sequence ATGGGAAAAGAGAAATTTGAGAGGAGTAAACCGCACGTAAATATAGGGACAATAGGGCATGTAGATCACGGTAAGACGACGTTAACGGCGGCGATAACGAAAGTATTGGGTGATAAAGGGTTAGCGAAGTACATTAGTTATGATGAGGTGGCGAGGGCGTCAGAATCGCAAGGGAGAAGAGATGCGTCAAAGATAGTGACAATAGCGGTGAGTCACGTGGAATATTCAACGGTGAATAGGCATTATGCACATATAGATTGTCCTGGTCATGCTGATTATGTAAAGAACATGATAACGGGAGCGGCGCAGATGGATGGTGCGATACTGGTGGTGAGTGCGCTTGATGGTCCGATGCCGCAGACGAGGGAGCATATATTGCTTGCAAGGCAGGTGAATGTGCCGGCAGTGGTAGTATTTCTGAATAAATGTGATGCGGTGGAGGATAAGGAGTTGTTGGATTTAGTGGAGATGGAGGTTAGGGATTTGCTGACGAAGTATAATTTTCCTGGGGAGAGCACGCCGATAATAAGAGGGAGTGCATTAGGTGCGTTGGAAGGGAAGCAGGATGGAGTGGATTCGATAATGAGTTTGATGGAAGCGGTAGATAATACGATACCGTTGCCTGCGAGGGATGTTGACAAGCCATTTCTGATGAGTGTTGAGGATGTATTTTCGATAACAGGGCGAGGGACGGTAGCGACGGGGAGAGTAGAAAAAGGGAGAGTGAGAGTAGGAGAGAATGTGGATATAGTGGGGATACAGGAGACGAGGAAATCGGTGGTGACGGGTATAGAGATGTTCAGAAAGCTGCTTGATGAAGCGCAGGCAGGGGATAATATAGGGATGCTGTTGAGAGGGATAGAGAAGAATCAGGTGGAGAGAGGACAGGTAATAGCGTATCCGGGTTCAATAAAGCCGCATAAGAAGTTTAGAGGACAGGTATATGTGCTGACTAAAGAAGAAGGAGGGAGACATACGCCGTTTTTCAATGGGTATCGTCCGCAGTTTTATTTTAGGACGACGGATGTGACGGGAATAGCGCATTTGCCTGAAGGTGTGGAGATGGTGATACCTGGGGACAATGTGACGATGGATATAGAGTTGATAATGCCTGTGGCGATGGAGACGCAGTTAAGGTTTGCGATAAGGGAAGGTGGGAAGACGGTAGGTTCTGGGGTTGTTACCGAGATAGTTGAATAG